From a region of the Sporosarcina ureilytica genome:
- a CDS encoding glycosyltransferase family 4 protein — protein MNIWIFNHYAVGPGSAGFTRHYDLAKELVQKNIEVTIIASSFNYQTRVEEREYKRNEWYQIEVVNGVRFVWLKTVKYKKNDYKRIINMFEYSFKSFFVKNKLNDNPTHVIGSLMHPFAAIAGAKVAKNKKALFIFEERDLWPQSMIDLGSVSPNSLKVRVLKRIEKWLINSADKVLLLFDKAKKYMIDNGVPEEKLMVVSNGVALDNYEKSYEQLPSSVQQIFDKVKGKFIVVYTGAHGMANNLDMVLDSAKELLNKKENDIHFILLGNGVHKENLLKRQLEEDIENVTFLEPINKDYIPSFLNKADVGLLPLHDSPVFNWGISPNKMYDYMAAKLPVIILTDIEEDALHESNPSILIRKNQSANLVRKLIALNNDHRQAEELGELGYQFISEHCSWEVLSNQFLKQLNE, from the coding sequence TTGAATATTTGGATATTTAATCATTATGCGGTTGGACCTGGTTCAGCTGGATTTACTAGACATTACGATTTAGCCAAGGAATTGGTGCAGAAAAACATAGAAGTTACTATAATTGCATCATCATTTAATTATCAAACAAGGGTAGAGGAACGCGAATATAAGAGAAATGAATGGTATCAAATAGAAGTTGTAAATGGAGTTAGGTTTGTTTGGCTTAAGACGGTTAAGTATAAAAAGAATGATTATAAACGGATTATAAACATGTTTGAGTACTCTTTTAAATCCTTTTTTGTAAAGAATAAACTTAATGACAATCCGACTCATGTGATAGGGTCACTAATGCATCCCTTTGCTGCTATTGCGGGAGCCAAAGTGGCGAAGAATAAAAAAGCTCTCTTCATATTCGAAGAAAGAGACTTATGGCCACAATCTATGATTGATCTAGGTAGCGTGTCTCCGAATAGCTTGAAGGTAAGGGTATTAAAAAGAATAGAGAAATGGTTAATTAATTCTGCAGATAAAGTATTGCTTCTATTTGATAAGGCTAAAAAATATATGATAGATAATGGTGTTCCAGAAGAAAAGCTAATGGTTGTTTCCAATGGTGTGGCGCTAGATAATTATGAAAAATCATATGAACAACTTCCCTCATCAGTTCAGCAGATTTTCGACAAGGTCAAAGGGAAATTCATAGTGGTTTATACAGGTGCGCATGGCATGGCCAACAATTTGGATATGGTATTAGATTCAGCAAAAGAATTACTAAATAAAAAAGAAAATGATATTCATTTCATATTATTAGGTAATGGGGTACATAAGGAAAATCTACTTAAGAGACAATTAGAAGAGGATATTGAAAATGTAACTTTTCTAGAACCTATAAATAAAGATTATATACCTAGTTTCCTAAATAAGGCCGATGTGGGGCTTCTTCCACTTCATGATTCACCTGTATTTAATTGGGGTATCAGTCCGAATAAGATGTATGATTATATGGCGGCAAAATTACCAGTTATTATTTTGACAGACATTGAGGAAGATGCTTTACATGAAAGTAACCCAAGTATTTTAATACGAAAAAATCAATCTGCGAATTTAGTAAGAAAACTTATTGCGTTAAATAATGATCATAGGCAGGCAGAGGAACTTGGAGAGTTAGGTTATCAGTTTATATCAGAACATTGTAGTTGGGAAGTACTTTCAAATCAGTTTTTAAAGCAACTGAATGAGTGA
- a CDS encoding acyltransferase, whose protein sequence is MSVQKGQNVVINPDVKLGDNVVIGNNVVIYEGTEIGDNVIIQDNAVIGKQPTRAKASILPDVKKLPPAKIGAGVTVGTSAIVYANAEIDDDVFIADLATVRERVTVGEKTIVGRGVAIENDCTVGSRCKLETNCYLTAYSEIGDSVFIAPYVVTTNDNFMGRGQERFDKFKGVTVKDGGRIGANATVLPGKVIHEDGTVAAGSLVSRDVEQESLVVGAPAKEFRKVPKEQLLRNQ, encoded by the coding sequence ATGTCGGTTCAAAAAGGCCAAAATGTAGTCATCAATCCAGATGTAAAACTTGGGGATAACGTAGTAATCGGAAATAATGTAGTTATCTATGAAGGTACTGAAATTGGAGACAACGTAATTATTCAGGACAATGCGGTCATTGGTAAACAGCCAACGCGTGCAAAAGCATCGATTCTGCCTGACGTCAAGAAGCTTCCACCTGCAAAAATAGGAGCGGGTGTAACAGTGGGAACATCTGCAATTGTTTATGCGAATGCGGAAATTGACGATGATGTATTTATAGCGGATTTAGCGACAGTAAGAGAACGAGTAACAGTTGGAGAGAAGACGATTGTTGGACGTGGTGTCGCAATTGAAAATGATTGTACGGTTGGTAGTAGATGTAAGCTCGAAACAAATTGCTATTTAACTGCTTACTCTGAAATCGGAGATTCCGTATTTATTGCACCGTATGTCGTTACAACGAACGACAACTTTATGGGACGTGGACAAGAGCGTTTTGATAAGTTTAAAGGTGTGACAGTTAAAGACGGTGGTCGAATCGGAGCAAATGCGACAGTTCTACCTGGAAAGGTGATTCACGAAGATGGAACAGTTGCGGCAGGGAGTCTGGTATCAAGAGATGTAGAACAAGAGAGTTTAGTTGTGGGGGCACCAGCGAAGGAATTCCGAAAGGTTCCGAAAGAACAATTATTGAGAAATCAGTAA
- the wecB gene encoding non-hydrolyzing UDP-N-acetylglucosamine 2-epimerase — MRKILTIAGTRPQLVKVAAVSRVIRESFNEVLVNTGQHYDYNMAGVFFDELNIPKPDYDLGIGSDTHGRQTGRMMIAVEEVVEKEKPDAILVYGDTNSTLAGATVASKLHIPIIHIEAGLRSYNKEMPEEINRIMTDHVSTLLFAPTDLAVRNLAKEGISDGVHQVGDVMYDAVLYNMTLAEEKHTLSDYNLVSREYVLGTIHRADNTDNKERLESILQAFSALKEKVYLPLHPRTKSKIDTFGLNSIVEQASNIEIVEPISYLEMLLLEKHAKAIVTDSGGVQKEAYFAKVPCITLRDQTEWVETIVTGWNQLVNPLEVNLAEKLANLQVGKPIDNLYGDGEAAKKINSIIKKYLE, encoded by the coding sequence ATGAGGAAAATTTTAACGATTGCGGGAACAAGACCACAGTTAGTAAAAGTTGCAGCCGTTTCAAGAGTGATACGAGAATCATTTAATGAAGTACTTGTAAACACAGGCCAACATTATGATTACAATATGGCTGGTGTATTCTTTGACGAGTTAAATATACCAAAGCCAGATTACGATTTGGGTATCGGGTCAGATACACATGGACGTCAAACAGGTAGAATGATGATTGCTGTTGAGGAAGTTGTTGAGAAAGAAAAACCAGATGCGATTCTTGTTTATGGTGATACTAATTCAACATTGGCTGGAGCTACAGTAGCAAGTAAATTACATATTCCGATTATCCATATTGAAGCAGGACTTAGAAGTTATAATAAAGAAATGCCAGAAGAAATCAATCGGATTATGACAGACCATGTATCGACCTTGCTTTTTGCACCAACAGATCTTGCTGTTCGCAATTTAGCGAAAGAAGGTATATCTGATGGGGTACATCAAGTAGGCGACGTCATGTATGATGCGGTGCTTTATAACATGACATTGGCGGAGGAAAAACATACGTTAAGCGATTATAATTTGGTGAGCCGTGAATATGTATTGGGAACAATCCATCGTGCAGATAACACAGATAATAAAGAGCGCCTTGAATCAATTTTACAAGCCTTCTCAGCACTTAAAGAAAAAGTGTATTTACCGCTACATCCAAGAACGAAAAGTAAAATCGATACATTTGGTTTGAATTCTATTGTAGAGCAAGCAAGTAATATTGAAATTGTAGAACCGATTTCATATTTAGAAATGCTACTGCTCGAAAAACATGCGAAAGCAATTGTCACCGATTCGGGGGGCGTTCAAAAAGAAGCATATTTTGCAAAAGTACCATGTATTACTTTGCGCGACCAAACAGAATGGGTTGAAACAATTGTTACAGGATGGAACCAATTGGTTAATCCACTGGAAGTTAATCTAGCAGAAAAACTAGCGAATTTACAAGTAGGCAAACCAATCGACAATCTATATGGCGACGGGGAAGCTGCAAAGAAAATCAATTCAATTATAAAAAAATACCTTGAATAG
- a CDS encoding DegT/DnrJ/EryC1/StrS family aminotransferase has product MRIPMLDLSEQYSKIKDEVLSKLDEVMSSSQFILGSHVKQVENDIAEMSKTNHGIGVGNGSDAIHIALQAAGVSEGDEVITTSFTFFATAGSIARANAKPVFVDIDPVTFNIDPSKIEAAITEKTKAIIPVHLYGQMADMDLIMEIANKHNLHVIEDAAQAIGSTYKGKQVGEMSSAATYSFFPTKNLGAYGDGGMIVSNNDEIAEQARVIRVHGSKPKYHHHMLGYNSRLDELQAAVLNVKLPHLSTWSENRRTHANYYTEKLNDLVGDFVIMPNEVEGNYHVFHQYTLRVKKRDELQAFLKEQGIATMIYYSIPLHLQPVFKDLGYKEGDLPETEKAAEQALSLPMFPELKQEQQDYVIEKIAEFYS; this is encoded by the coding sequence ATGAGAATCCCAATGTTAGATCTCTCAGAGCAATACTCAAAAATTAAAGATGAAGTTCTTTCGAAATTAGATGAAGTGATGTCTTCTTCGCAATTCATACTTGGTAGTCACGTCAAGCAAGTTGAAAATGATATTGCCGAAATGAGTAAGACAAACCATGGAATTGGTGTAGGAAATGGATCCGATGCGATACATATTGCACTTCAAGCTGCGGGGGTTAGTGAAGGAGATGAAGTAATTACAACATCGTTTACTTTCTTTGCTACAGCTGGTTCAATTGCTCGTGCAAATGCGAAGCCTGTATTTGTAGATATTGATCCAGTAACATTTAATATTGATCCATCTAAAATTGAAGCCGCGATTACGGAGAAGACGAAAGCGATTATCCCAGTGCATTTATATGGCCAGATGGCAGATATGGATCTGATTATGGAGATTGCGAATAAACATAATTTACATGTCATTGAAGATGCTGCGCAAGCTATTGGTTCAACATACAAAGGCAAACAAGTTGGTGAAATGAGTAGTGCTGCTACTTACAGCTTTTTCCCTACCAAAAACCTTGGAGCATATGGTGATGGCGGGATGATTGTTTCAAATAATGATGAGATTGCTGAACAAGCACGCGTGATTCGTGTCCATGGAAGTAAACCGAAGTATCATCACCATATGCTAGGATATAACAGCCGTTTGGATGAACTTCAAGCAGCTGTATTAAATGTGAAGTTACCTCATTTATCCACATGGAGTGAAAATCGCCGGACACATGCAAATTATTACACGGAAAAACTTAATGATCTTGTTGGTGACTTTGTTATAATGCCAAATGAAGTAGAAGGTAATTATCATGTGTTCCACCAGTATACGCTTCGCGTTAAAAAAAGAGATGAACTACAAGCATTTTTGAAGGAGCAAGGGATTGCAACAATGATTTATTATTCGATTCCACTCCACTTGCAGCCGGTCTTTAAAGATTTAGGATATAAAGAAGGGGACTTACCAGAAACGGAAAAAGCAGCAGAACAGGCATTGTCACTACCAATGTTCCCTGAGTTGAAACAAGAGCAGCAAGACTATGTCATTGAGAAGATTGCGGAATTTTATTCATGA